One genomic window of Glycine soja cultivar W05 chromosome 9, ASM419377v2, whole genome shotgun sequence includes the following:
- the LOC114368280 gene encoding uncharacterized protein LOC114368280: protein MTADAPDMAEDVPDMAEDVPDMAEDAPKMTANVQGDDGAERSHVDDAEGFPGGPRDPSVLTSFADHVAHAVWSGQLGWVRDIYEMRCQARRWILAARAYLLHLVGCTLFANKSATYVHVVHLDAFRDLGQSVGYAWGVAALCWIYEHFSSMHQCVTDDAYQETSPCASRWLTSKAHIKGITGAPYRARCDALTVTDVS from the exons ATGACTGCGGATGCACCTGATATGGCTGAGGATGTTCCTGACATGGCTGAGGATGTCCCTGATATGGCTGAGGATGCACCTAAGATGACTGCGAACGTACAGGGTGATGATGGTGCTGAGAGGTCACATGTTGATGATGCTGAGGGATTCCCAGGTGGGCCACGTGACCCATCAGTGCTGACATCATTTGCGGACCATGTTGCACACGCCGTTTGGAGTGGACAA CTGGGATGGGTTCGAGACATTTATGAGATGAGATGTCAGGCCCGGCGGTGGATTTTAGCAGCTCGTGCTTATCTGCTGCACCTggtcggttgcactctttttgctaataagagtgcaacatatGTTCATGTGGTGCACCTAGACGCTTTTCGCGACCTGGGTCAGAGTGTTGGTTATGCTTGGGGAGTtgccgcgctg tgctggatctatgagcactttTCTAGTATGCATCAGTGCGTCACAGATGATGCATACCAAGAGACGTCCCCATGTGCTTCCCGGTGGCTGACGTCGAAAGCGCATATCAAGGGAATCACAGGAGCACCGtacagggcacgttgtgatgctttgaccgtcacagatgtgtcctAG